A portion of the Gadus macrocephalus chromosome 10, ASM3116895v1 genome contains these proteins:
- the scyl1 gene encoding N-terminal kinase-like protein gives MWSFFARDPVKDFAYEILPDTHESSGLWTLHRGKRKTNGEPVSLFVYEVALGTDQQTQLAKAAFKRMKTLRHPNILAYVDGLETEKCLYLVTEQVTPLAVHLKAQAEKGGSGELEVSWGLHQIVKALSFLVNDCHLLHNNLGMWAVFVDRAGEWKLGALDHVASETGDPSGATLPPPKAVYPDMEKYDPPETPGSSGTEKWAGEVWRLGCLIWEVFNGPLPRAASLRSIGKVPKLLVPHYCELVGANPRARPNPARFLQNCRAAGGFLSNSFVESNLFLEEIQIKEQAEKQQFFQDLSENLDSFPEDFCKHKVLPQLLTAFEFGNAGAVVLTPLFKVGKFLSTEEYQQKIIPVIVKMFSSTDRAMRIRLLQQMEQFIQYLNEAAVNSQIFPHVVHGFTDTNPAIREQTVKSMLLLAPKLNEANLNQELMRHFARLQARDEQGPIRCNTTVCLGKIAPYLNPATRQRVLISAFSRATKDPFPASRSAGVLGFAATNSYYSLAESAARILPMLCTLTVDPEKNVREQAFKTIKSFLTKLETVSEDPTMLVELEKDVTSSAHPAGVSSSWAGWAVTGVSSLTSKLIRTAPGAEGVTAAPENSGLTPGPASTPDATPVPASAAAAPRAPLSHPSALSHAPQTSANEGASDGEQEPMADRWDEEEDWGSLEEPEKANAASDDWSTDWSGTAASKKKPGGSGMARPSAAASKKPGSDWSGSAWDADDSWSNDRGAQSPPAEDAWGDDWGAEPTGDQPAGGEEAGGSGQTAPLPAGVRLASEYDWDTGRGGGTGAGPARAGGQSDLFASVSQRSAAAPATAGDVWGSETVGEWGAEESWESVDGGQAGLSKAELSKKRREERKKELEAKRAERKAAKGPLKLGARKLD, from the exons ACGGAGAAGTGCCTGTACCTGGTGACGGAGCAGGTGACCCCGCTGGCCGTCCACCTGAAGGCCCAGGCAGAGAAGGGCGGGTCGGGGGAGCTCGAAGTGTCCTGGGGCCTCCACCAGATCGTG aaaGCGCTGAGCTTCTTGGTCAACGACTGCCACCTGCTCCACAACAACCTGGGCATGTGGGCCGTGTTCGTTGACCGTGCCGGAGAGTGGAAGCTGGGAGCCTTGGACCACGTTGCCTCGGAAACGGGGGACCCCAGCGGGGCCACTCTGCCGCCGCCAAAGGCCGTCTACCCAGACATGGAGAAGTACGACCCCCCCGAGACCCCCGGCAGCAGCGGCACAGAGAAATG GGCTGGGGAGGTGTGGCGACTGGGCTGCCTGATCTGGGAGGTCTTCAACGGACCGCTGCCGCGCGCCGCCTCGCTACGCTCTATAGGAAAG GTCCCCAAGCTCCTGGTCCCCCACTACTGTGAGCTGGTGGGGGCCAACCCCCGGGCGCGGCCCAACCCCGCCCGCTTCCTCCAGAACTGCCGGGCGGCCGGCGGCTTCCTGAGCAACAGCTTCGTGGAGAGCAACCTCTTCCTGGAGGAgatccag atCAAGGAGCAGGCGGAGAAGCAGCAGTTCTTCCAGGACCTGAGCGAAAACCTGGACTCTTTCCCGGAGGACTTCTGCAAACACAAGGTCCTGCCCCAGCTGCTCACCGCCTTCGAGTTCGGGAACGCGGGCGCCGTGGTCCTCACGCCCCTCTTCAAG GTGGGAAAGTTCCTCTCAACGGAGGAGTACCAGCAGAAGATCATTCCAGTCATCGTGAAGATGTTCTCCTCCACCGACCGGGCCATGAGGATACGACTGCTGCAGCAG ATGGAGCAGTTTATTCAGTACCTGAACGAGGCCGCTGTCAACTCTCAGATCTTCCCCCACGTGGTCCACGGCTTCACGGACACCAACCCCGCCATCCGGGAGCAGACCGTCAAG tCAATGCTGCTGCTGGCCCCCAAGCTGAACGAGGCTAACCTGAACCAGGAGCTGATGCGGCACTTTGCACGGCTGCAGGCCCGGGACGAGCAGGGGCCGATCCGCTGCAACACCACCGTCTGCCTCGGCAAGATCGCCCCCTACCTCAACCCCGCG ACCCGGCAGCGGGTGCTGATCTCGGCCTTCTCCCGGGCCACCAAGGACCCCTTCCCGGCCTCGCGCTCGGCCGGCGTTCTGGGCTTCGCCGCCACCAACAGCTACTACAGCCTGGCGGAGAGCGCCGCGCGGATCCTGCCCATGCTCTGCACGCTGACCGTGGACCCCGAGAAGAACGTCCGCGAGCAG GCGTTCAAGACCATCAAGAGCTTCCTGACCAAGCTGGAGACGGTGTCAGAGGACCCCACCATGCTGGTGGAGCTAG AAAAGGACGTGACCTCGTCGGCGCACCCTGCGGGCGTGTCCTCGAGCTGGGCGGGCTGGGCGGTGACGGGCGtatcctccctcacctccaagCTGATCCGGACCGCCCCCGGGGCGGAGGGGGTGACCGCGGCGCCGGAGAACAGCGGCCTGACCCCCGGCCCGGCCAGCACCCCCGACGCAACGCCCGTCCCAG CCTCTGCAGCTGCGGCTCCACGAGCCCCGCTTTCTCACCCTAGCGCATTAAGCCACGCCCCCCAGACATCAGCCAATGAGGGAGCCAGTGACGGGGAGCAGGAGCCCATGGCGGACCgctgggacgaggaggaggattgGGGAAGCTTGGAA GAGCCGGAGAAAGCCAACGCGGCCTCGGACGACTGGAGCACCGATTGGTCGGGAACGGCGGCGTCGAAAAAGAAGCCCGGGGGCAGCGGG atGGCTCGCCCTTCGGCTGCAGCCTCAAAGAAACCCGGTTCGGACTGGAGCGGCTCGGCTTGGGACGCCGACGACAGCTGGTCCAACGACCGGGGCGCCCAGAGCCCCCCCGCAGAGGACGCCTGGGGCGACGACTGGGGGGCCGAGCCCACGGGTGACCAGCCCGCGGGGGGCGAGGAGGCGGGCGGCAGCGGGCAGACCGCCCCGCTGCCCGCAGGCGTGCGGCTCGCCAGCGAGTACGACTGGGACACGGGCCGGGGGGGCGGCACCGGGGCCGGCCCGGCCCGGGCCGGCGGCCAGAGCGACCTGTTCGCCAGCGTGTCTCAGAGGAGCGCTGCGGCCCCCGCCAcg GCTGGAGATGTGTGGGGTTCAGAGACGGTGGGGGAATGGGGGGCAGAGGAGAGCTGGGAGTCGGTGGATGGAGGTCAGG CGGGTCTCAGCAAGGCCGAGCTGTCCAAGAAGAGGcgcgaggagaggaagaaggagctggaggccaAGCGGGCCGAGAGGAAGGCGGCCAAAGGGCCTCTCAAGCTAGGCGCGCGCAAGCTGGACTGA
- the LOC132465569 gene encoding golgin subfamily A member 6-like protein 4 translates to MANCSFGEYGSRMAELEHGHSRLRKETGEMRHLLEVADEEVAELRMENGALTGKVEMLESSLSDAGHIQVELRKVKGLLCEEQSSNRKRTINKEQEIQKLEEERKILTEQAKGLSAQLKELQQQREQRELSQSNLEAALQRLQIKMKDIRQELKLKDEDIHQQNWQLMQLEEMREEYTNIIRDLRLRNKDLESQVELQQEEAARLVNHQFPRNPLSIADEVELQAYLAVVENCRREEKDDGKNTAVKPFPKSQGRSGGQMLHGVLTKGLLALGGVSVLALGGLSVLAVTAPMLLDNWGYSADLVSTNDLWKTVHDLFLRNCDKQYKCLPPV, encoded by the exons ATGGCGAACTGCTCGTTCGGTGAATATGGCAGCAG aatggCTGAGCTTGAACACGGCCACAGTCGGCTCAGAAAAGAGACTGGAGAGATGAGGCACTTGCTGGAGGTTGCAGATGAGGAGGTGGCTGAACTACGCATGGAGAATGGAGCCCTGACAGGCAAAGTGGAAAT GCTGGAGAGTTCCCTCAGCGATGCGGGGCACATCCAAGTTGAGCTCCGCAAGGTCAAGGGCCTCCTCTGTGAGGAGCAGAGTAGCAACAGGAAAAGAACAATCAACAAGGAGCAGGAGATTCAAAAGTTG GAGGAGGAACGAAAGATTCTGACGGAGCAGGCCAAGGGTCTATCTGCCCAG CTGaaggagctgcagcagcagagagagcaaCGCGAGCTCAGCCAGAGTAACCTGGAGGCAGCGCTGCAAAGGCTTCAG ATTAAAATGAAAGATATTCGCCAGGAGCTGAAACTGAAGGATGAGGATATCCACCAG CAAAACTGGCAGTTGATGCAGCttgaggagatgagggaggagtACACAAACATTATACGG GACCTGCGGCTCAGGAACAAGGACCTGGAGAGCCAGGTGGAGCTCCAGCAGGAGGAGGCCGCCCGCCTGGTGAATCACCAATTCCCCCGCAACCCCCTCTCCATCGCGGACGAGGTGGAGCTGCAGGCCTacctggcggtggtg GAGAATTGTAGGCGAGAAGAGAAAGATGATGGGAAAAACACTGCTGTCAAGCCTTTTCCAAAGAG ccAGGGTCGTTCAGGTGGCCAGATGCTGCACGGCGTGCTGACCAAGGGCCTCCTGGCCCTCGGAGGTGTGTCTGTCCTGGCCCTCggaggtctgtctgtcctggcCGTGACGGCCCCCATGCTGCTGGACAACTGGGGCTACAGCGCCGACCTTGTCTCCACCAACGACCTCTGGAAGACTGTGCATGACTTGTTCTTGCGTAACTGTGACAAACAGTACAAGTGTTTGCCTCCAGTCTAG